Proteins encoded within one genomic window of Brachybacterium sp. P6-10-X1:
- a CDS encoding response regulator transcription factor, translating to MADDDVTRVGLIDDDSLVRAGLAMILGADPALEVVCQGSDGSEAVTLVQKHRPDVLLMDVRMPGLDGIAATKAVSALPNPPKIVMLTTFDMDEYVFQALEAGASGFLLKDTPPQELARAVHVVAGGEAMLSPTVTRRMLSHFSEANPGTRQDRHPGLDQLTDRETEVLGAVGAGLSNAQIGMRLFMSEATVKAHVSKIFAKLDCTNRVQIAIIAHEAGLSDLDADAAE from the coding sequence GTGGCCGATGACGACGTGACGCGCGTGGGACTGATCGACGACGACTCCCTGGTGCGCGCCGGTCTGGCGATGATCCTGGGGGCCGATCCGGCCCTTGAGGTGGTCTGCCAGGGCAGCGACGGCTCCGAGGCGGTGACCCTGGTGCAGAAGCACCGCCCCGACGTGCTGCTGATGGACGTGCGCATGCCCGGACTCGACGGCATCGCGGCGACGAAGGCGGTCTCGGCGCTGCCCAACCCGCCCAAGATCGTCATGCTCACCACCTTCGACATGGACGAGTACGTGTTCCAGGCGCTCGAGGCGGGGGCCAGCGGATTCCTGCTCAAGGACACCCCGCCCCAGGAGCTGGCACGCGCCGTGCACGTGGTCGCCGGCGGTGAGGCCATGCTCTCGCCGACGGTGACGCGGCGGATGCTCTCGCACTTCTCCGAGGCGAACCCCGGCACCCGCCAGGACCGCCACCCCGGTCTCGATCAGCTCACCGACCGGGAGACCGAGGTGCTCGGCGCCGTCGGCGCGGGGCTGTCGAACGCGCAGATCGGGATGCGGCTGTTCATGAGCGAGGCGACGGTCAAGGCCCACGTCTCGAAGATCTTCGCGAAGCTCGACTGCACCAACCGCGTGCAGATCGCGATCATCGCCCATGAGGCCGGGCTCAGCGACCTCGACGCCGACGCCGCGGAGTGA
- a CDS encoding metallopeptidase family protein, whose amino-acid sequence MIRISREDFDEAVDDALDSLPEEIARTIAEANVAILVEEEPDRAQSGGTELLGLYEGVPLDKRSVFDGFAQPDRIFVFRGPLQRVARSRDHLVEQIAVTVLHELGHLFGISDARLHELGWG is encoded by the coding sequence ATGATCCGGATCAGCCGTGAGGACTTCGACGAGGCGGTCGACGACGCCCTGGACTCGCTGCCGGAGGAGATCGCGCGGACCATCGCCGAGGCGAACGTGGCGATCCTGGTCGAGGAGGAGCCCGACCGCGCGCAGTCCGGCGGCACCGAGCTGCTGGGTCTGTACGAGGGGGTCCCGCTGGACAAGCGCTCCGTGTTCGACGGTTTCGCCCAGCCCGACCGGATCTTCGTCTTCCGCGGCCCGCTGCAGCGCGTGGCGCGCTCCCGCGACCACCTGGTCGAGCAGATCGCGGTGACCGTCCTGCATGAACTGGGGCACCTGTTCGGCATCAGCGACGCCCGCCTGCACGAGCTCGGCTGGGGCTGA
- a CDS encoding ABC transporter ATP-binding protein → MSEQTSAPTGRGPAAPAGAPATTVPGAAALEIRGVTKRYGGRAAVDDLDFVCHPGSVTGFLGPNGAGKSTTLRILTGLADADAGQALVGGAEYRSLDHPARTIGVMLDAGGLHRGRTGLETLRLTARTIGMPATRADEVLETVGLAHAGAKRVGGYSYGMRQRLGIGVALIGDPAVLVLDEPANGLDPEGIRWMRRLLRSFADAGGTVLLSSHQLREVQATVDRLVVIAGGRLVREGTLDELTSEGGTRVGALDPKALRAALDAHGIAYEHRSGDELEVSLAPEDVGRLALREQIVLTSLGATDHGGLEEVFFALTGQTEPDAGQPADDPTANTTAAATAALL, encoded by the coding sequence ATGAGCGAACAGACCTCCGCCCCGACCGGCCGCGGCCCAGCAGCCCCCGCCGGCGCCCCCGCCACCACCGTCCCCGGTGCCGCCGCCCTCGAGATCCGCGGCGTGACCAAGCGCTACGGCGGCCGCGCCGCGGTCGATGACCTGGACTTCGTCTGCCACCCCGGTAGCGTCACCGGCTTCCTGGGCCCCAACGGCGCCGGCAAGTCCACCACCCTGCGCATCCTCACCGGCCTCGCCGACGCCGATGCCGGCCAGGCCCTCGTCGGCGGTGCCGAGTACCGCAGCCTCGACCATCCCGCCCGCACCATCGGCGTGATGCTCGACGCCGGCGGCCTCCACCGCGGCCGCACCGGGCTGGAGACCCTGCGCCTGACCGCCCGCACGATCGGCATGCCTGCCACGCGGGCCGACGAGGTGTTGGAGACGGTGGGACTGGCCCACGCCGGCGCCAAGCGCGTGGGCGGCTACTCCTACGGCATGCGCCAGCGGCTCGGCATCGGCGTCGCCCTCATCGGGGACCCCGCCGTGCTGGTGCTCGACGAACCCGCCAACGGTCTGGACCCGGAGGGGATCCGCTGGATGCGCCGCCTGCTGCGCTCCTTCGCCGACGCCGGCGGCACCGTGCTGCTGTCCAGCCACCAGCTGCGCGAGGTCCAGGCCACCGTCGATCGGCTGGTGGTGATCGCCGGCGGGCGTCTGGTCCGCGAAGGCACCCTCGATGAGCTGACCAGCGAGGGCGGCACCCGCGTGGGAGCGCTGGACCCGAAGGCCCTTCGCGCCGCGCTGGACGCCCACGGCATCGCCTACGAGCACCGCTCCGGCGACGAGCTCGAAGTGAGCCTCGCCCCCGAGGACGTCGGACGCCTCGCCCTGCGTGAGCAGATCGTGCTCACCTCGCTGGGCGCCACCGACCACGGCGGCCTCGAGGAGGTCTTCTTCGCCCTCACCGGGCAGACCGAACCGGATGCGGGACAGCCCGCCGACGATCCCACGGCGAACACCACCGCCGCGGCCACCGCCGCCCTGCTCTGA
- a CDS encoding NADP-dependent oxidoreductase — MSTPTLNHRIRLAARPHGEPGRDDFQHDAVEIRSPGPGDVLLRTRYVSLDPYVRGRMSDAKSYAAPMEIGDVIVGGTVSEVVESADDAFSPGDVVLSYGGWQEYSVEPAASLRRLDPAAAPITTALGVLGMPGFTAYAGLLGIGRPQPGETVAVAAATGPVGSAVAQIARIHGARAIGIAGGEQKIARLRELGVDAALDHRAPDLPGRLAEAAPDGIDVYFENVGGPVWDAVLPQLNEFARVPVCGLAATYNATDLPEGPDRSGLLMGAVLTKSLTLRGFIQREFVEAMFEDFLRDMTGWVADGRVRYTEDITEGLDSAPEAFGGLLRGENFGKAIVQVS, encoded by the coding sequence ATGAGCACCCCCACGCTGAACCACCGCATCCGCCTCGCCGCGAGGCCGCACGGCGAACCCGGCCGCGACGACTTCCAGCACGACGCCGTCGAGATCCGCTCCCCCGGACCCGGCGACGTCCTGCTGCGCACCCGCTACGTCTCCCTGGACCCCTACGTGCGCGGGCGCATGAGCGATGCGAAGTCCTACGCCGCCCCCATGGAGATCGGGGACGTGATCGTCGGCGGCACCGTCTCCGAGGTGGTCGAGTCCGCGGACGACGCCTTCTCCCCGGGCGACGTCGTCCTGTCCTACGGCGGCTGGCAGGAGTACAGCGTCGAACCGGCCGCAAGCCTGCGCCGCCTGGACCCCGCGGCCGCACCGATCACCACCGCCCTGGGCGTGCTGGGCATGCCCGGCTTCACCGCCTACGCGGGCCTGCTGGGGATCGGCAGGCCGCAGCCCGGCGAGACCGTCGCCGTGGCCGCGGCGACCGGCCCCGTGGGTTCCGCCGTCGCCCAGATCGCCCGCATCCACGGGGCGCGCGCGATCGGCATCGCCGGCGGGGAGCAGAAGATCGCCCGACTGCGGGAGCTCGGCGTCGACGCGGCCCTGGATCACCGCGCCCCGGACCTGCCCGGCCGGCTCGCCGAGGCCGCGCCCGACGGGATCGACGTGTACTTCGAGAACGTCGGCGGACCGGTGTGGGACGCCGTGCTGCCGCAGCTGAACGAGTTCGCCCGGGTGCCGGTGTGCGGCCTGGCCGCGACCTACAACGCGACCGACCTCCCCGAGGGGCCGGACCGTTCCGGGCTGCTGATGGGCGCCGTGCTGACCAAGAGCCTCACCCTGCGCGGCTTCATCCAGCGCGAGTTCGTCGAGGCGATGTTCGAGGACTTCCTGCGCGACATGACCGGGTGGGTGGCCGACGGCCGCGTCCGGTACACCGAGGACATCACCGAGGGTCTGGACAGCGCCCCGGAGGCCTTCGGGGGACTGCTGCGCGGGGAGAACTTCGGCAAGGCCATCGTCCAGGTCTCCTGA
- a CDS encoding sensor histidine kinase, producing the protein MDELGAPVRRIWQEVLLLAVVLAEVVLGVVLSSTAQDVWRAAATVVLGLALLARHRHWPWLLPLILIANAGTWSLAILIIGTYTYATRSHHRLRTLLVSLLAAASGVVPSLVAGTASATGSVGIMGIVVTVLVVAASAATGMYTSTRRMLLAQLQKRAEQAESGQAAAEEQARRAERTRIAREMHDIVAHKISLVALQAGALEVNPTLEREQVQQSAGLIRQTATTALSELREVLGVLRSDGEEAPLAPQPTWEDVRRLVATSKDAGIAVDLFDFIDDPVPDQLARTAFRVVQEGLTNIHKHALHTRARVALIGEPGTELVIEVSNVLPKGFTTDLPGARMGLSGIETRVSHAGGTITSGPTDDGRFEVRAVIPWPMTT; encoded by the coding sequence GTGGATGAACTGGGAGCGCCGGTGCGGCGGATCTGGCAGGAGGTGCTGCTCCTCGCCGTCGTGCTGGCCGAGGTGGTGTTAGGGGTCGTCCTGAGCTCCACCGCCCAGGACGTGTGGCGGGCGGCCGCCACCGTCGTGCTCGGTCTCGCACTGCTGGCGCGGCACCGGCACTGGCCGTGGCTGCTGCCGCTGATCCTGATAGCGAACGCCGGGACATGGTCGCTGGCGATCCTGATCATCGGCACCTACACCTATGCCACGCGCAGCCACCACCGGCTGCGCACGCTGCTGGTCTCGCTGCTCGCCGCCGCCAGCGGAGTGGTGCCCTCGCTGGTGGCGGGGACCGCGAGCGCCACCGGCTCCGTCGGGATCATGGGGATCGTGGTCACGGTGCTTGTCGTCGCCGCCTCGGCCGCCACCGGTATGTACACCTCGACACGGCGGATGCTGCTGGCGCAGCTGCAGAAGCGCGCCGAACAGGCCGAGTCGGGTCAGGCCGCCGCGGAGGAGCAGGCGCGCCGCGCCGAGCGCACCCGCATCGCCCGCGAGATGCACGACATCGTCGCCCACAAGATCTCCCTGGTGGCCCTGCAGGCCGGCGCGCTCGAGGTCAACCCCACCCTCGAGCGTGAGCAGGTCCAGCAGTCCGCGGGGCTGATCCGGCAGACGGCCACCACTGCTCTCTCGGAGCTGCGGGAGGTGCTGGGGGTGCTGCGCAGCGACGGCGAGGAGGCCCCGCTCGCCCCGCAGCCCACCTGGGAGGACGTGCGGCGCCTGGTGGCCACCTCGAAGGATGCCGGCATCGCGGTGGACCTGTTCGACTTCATCGACGACCCGGTGCCGGACCAGCTCGCCCGCACCGCCTTCCGCGTGGTGCAGGAGGGGCTGACGAACATCCACAAGCATGCCCTGCACACCCGGGCACGGGTGGCGCTGATCGGTGAGCCGGGCACGGAACTGGTGATCGAGGTCAGTAATGTACTGCCCAAGGGGTTCACGACGGACCTGCCCGGGGCCCGGATGGGCCTGTCGGGGATCGAGACCCGCGTGTCGCACGCGGGCGGCACGATCACGTCGGGCCCCACCGATGATGGACGCTTCGAAGTGAGGGCGGTGATCCCGTGGCCGATGACGACGTGA